Below is a genomic region from Pseudomonadota bacterium.
GCAGTGAGCTCCGCGGGACCGGATGGTGAAATGGGCACGGAGGACGATATCGGAACCTAGTACCCTTTTGCGCAGGATGGCATCGAAGTGATGGCAGACGCACGGCGAGGCAGCTTGGGAATGACCCTGATCGAGGTGATGATCGTGATCGTGATCATCGCGCTCGCTGCAGGCGGCTTGAGCTTCGGATTCGGCGCGCTCACTCGCTCGCGCCTGCGTTCCTCTTGCACCCGGATGGTCGCAGCCGCTCGCTTCGCGTACAGCCGCGCAATCGTCCACGGCAAGACGCTGCGTATCGCGTTCGCGCTGCCCGGCGACAGCTTCTCGATCCAGCAGGCGCATGGAAGGGTCGCCTTGGCCCGCACGGACGATCCTCGCAGGGAAGCGGGTGAGCCCGAGGATACCGGTCTGGCTCGGGTGGCCATCGACCCCTGGGAAGCCGCCAAGGCCAGGCTCGAGGAAACCTACAAGCCGAGCTTCGGGGCCTCGCCTTTCGGCCCTCTCACCAACCAGGCGGGCCAAACCCTCAAGCGTTACCGCGACGTGAAGCTCGCACAGGGCGT
It encodes:
- a CDS encoding prepilin-type N-terminal cleavage/methylation domain-containing protein, which codes for MADARRGSLGMTLIEVMIVIVIIALAAGGLSFGFGALTRSRLRSSCTRMVAAARFAYSRAIVHGKTLRIAFALPGDSFSIQQAHGRVALARTDDPRREAGEPEDTGLARVAIDPWEAAKARLEETYKPSFGASPFGPLTNQAGQTLKRYRDVKLAQGVRITRLQVGHEKEPLSEGNGAVHFFPQGLTEHAIIQLRDESDTVYSVEIHPLTGRAKVRTQAYEVEELLGTGAASEVEQR